A genomic region of Kribbella sp. NBC_00382 contains the following coding sequences:
- a CDS encoding citryl-CoA lyase → MSDKAQEAADWWATSITDIQPGAIRLRGYAIEELIGNVGFPQMIWLMTTGELPTDDEARLLELTLVAAVDHGPQAPSIAAARMAASCGLALNNAMATGVNLLGDVHGGAGQQCMTVLQQLKSTVDAGESPTAAARALVAEYKERKAFIPGFGHRFHPLDPRRDPLMHAIERAARDGIVDGHYLEVALALESVLAEGSKPIPMNVDGATATIYAELGLAPELARGLFVLSRSVGLLAHAREQQLDQTRIKGPLPKSISATYTGAPPRPLPPGSRNQDSR, encoded by the coding sequence ATGAGCGACAAGGCGCAGGAGGCCGCGGACTGGTGGGCGACCTCGATCACCGACATCCAGCCTGGTGCGATCCGGCTGCGTGGTTATGCGATCGAGGAGCTGATCGGCAACGTCGGCTTCCCGCAGATGATCTGGCTGATGACCACCGGCGAGCTGCCGACCGACGATGAAGCCAGGCTGCTCGAACTCACGCTTGTTGCGGCCGTCGACCACGGTCCTCAAGCGCCTTCGATCGCGGCGGCGAGGATGGCGGCTTCCTGCGGGCTTGCTCTCAACAATGCGATGGCGACGGGCGTCAACCTGCTCGGTGATGTTCACGGTGGCGCCGGCCAGCAATGCATGACCGTTCTCCAGCAACTCAAGAGCACGGTCGACGCAGGTGAGTCGCCGACGGCAGCGGCGCGCGCGCTCGTTGCGGAGTACAAGGAACGGAAGGCGTTCATCCCCGGTTTCGGGCACCGCTTCCATCCGCTCGACCCGCGGCGCGATCCGCTGATGCACGCGATCGAGCGCGCCGCCCGCGATGGCATTGTCGACGGCCACTATCTGGAAGTCGCGCTGGCGCTGGAGTCCGTACTGGCCGAAGGCTCGAAGCCGATTCCGATGAACGTCGACGGCGCGACCGCGACCATCTACGCCGAACTCGGCCTCGCACCCGAGTTGGCCCGCGGGCTCTTCGTGCTCTCGCGATCCGTCGGCCTGCTCGCCCATGCCCGCGAGCAGCAGCTGGATCAGACCAGGATCAAAGGCCCGCTGCCGAAGAGCATCTCCGCAACCTATACCGGCGCGCCACCGCGACCATTGCCTCCAGGTTCACGGAATCAGGACTCTCGCTGA
- a CDS encoding universal stress protein produces MKILVGYVPTPEGEAALEAAAAEAELRGASVLLLNTSRGDAYVDSRYANQAELDAAEARLRERGVEVTIQQAVGTGDVAHELLRAAEENDVTLIVLGLRRRSPVGKLILGSTAQRVLLESPVPVLAVKVPTSRDD; encoded by the coding sequence GTGAAGATTCTGGTGGGCTACGTACCGACGCCCGAAGGTGAGGCCGCTCTCGAGGCCGCAGCCGCCGAAGCCGAGCTGCGCGGAGCCTCCGTGCTGCTGCTCAACACGAGCCGCGGCGACGCCTACGTCGACTCCCGGTACGCGAACCAGGCCGAGCTCGACGCCGCCGAGGCCCGCCTCCGCGAGCGCGGTGTCGAGGTGACGATCCAGCAGGCGGTCGGCACCGGCGACGTCGCCCACGAGTTGCTCCGCGCCGCCGAGGAGAACGACGTCACCCTGATCGTCCTCGGCCTCCGCCGCCGCAGCCCGGTCGGCAAGCTCATCCTCGGCAGCACCGCCCAACGAGTCCTCCTCGAATCCCCCGTCCCCGTCCTCGCCGTCAAGGTCCCCACCTCCCGCGACGACTGA
- a CDS encoding CaiB/BaiF CoA transferase family protein — protein MHPDLLAGVRVLDLTNVLAGPFAGYQLALMGADVIKVELPGSGDLARNLGADPELSKAGLGISFLAQNAGKRSLTLDLKSTAGKEVFERLVGEADVLLENFRPGVLERLGFSWEVLQGLNPGLVYCAVSGFGQTGPMRGRPAYDQIIQGLSGIMSVTGTPDTAPTRTGFPIADTLGGYAAAFAISAALVKRSRTGVGSFLDVSMLETAIAAMGWVVSDFVIGGREPRAMGNENVTSAPSGTFATASGALNIAANKQEQYVELCTALDRLELIDDPRFATREARKQHRVELKAELEKTLGERSATEWDGLLADSGVPVAPVLTVEQALSLEQVSERGLLHEVDLPGGERSLRVLGSSVHVDGASVGPGSRPPGLSEHTDEILAELGYSAVEISRLHEQGAV, from the coding sequence GTGCATCCTGACCTGCTGGCCGGGGTGCGCGTGCTGGACCTCACGAACGTACTGGCCGGGCCTTTCGCCGGGTATCAACTCGCGCTGATGGGCGCCGACGTGATCAAGGTCGAGCTGCCGGGGTCGGGGGATCTGGCGCGCAACCTCGGTGCTGATCCTGAGCTGAGCAAGGCGGGGTTGGGGATCTCGTTCCTGGCGCAGAACGCGGGGAAGCGCTCTCTGACGCTCGACCTGAAGAGCACCGCAGGCAAGGAGGTTTTCGAGCGGTTGGTCGGTGAGGCCGATGTGCTGCTGGAGAACTTCCGGCCGGGGGTGCTCGAACGGCTTGGCTTCTCGTGGGAGGTGCTGCAGGGGTTGAATCCGGGTCTCGTGTACTGCGCTGTCTCCGGCTTCGGGCAGACCGGGCCGATGCGTGGGCGGCCGGCGTACGACCAGATCATTCAGGGGTTGTCGGGGATCATGAGCGTGACTGGCACGCCGGATACTGCGCCGACCCGGACTGGGTTTCCGATCGCAGACACGCTGGGTGGGTACGCGGCGGCCTTCGCGATCTCGGCGGCGTTGGTGAAGCGCTCTCGTACCGGCGTCGGCAGTTTCCTTGATGTGTCGATGCTGGAGACGGCGATCGCGGCGATGGGCTGGGTCGTCTCCGATTTCGTCATCGGCGGGCGCGAACCACGGGCCATGGGCAACGAAAACGTCACCTCGGCGCCGTCGGGCACGTTCGCGACGGCGTCGGGTGCGCTGAACATCGCTGCCAACAAGCAGGAGCAGTACGTCGAACTGTGCACGGCCCTCGATCGCCTGGAGCTGATCGACGATCCTCGATTCGCTACCCGAGAGGCCCGCAAACAGCATCGCGTGGAGCTCAAGGCAGAGCTGGAGAAGACGCTCGGAGAGCGCTCTGCGACGGAATGGGATGGGTTGCTTGCCGACAGCGGGGTTCCCGTCGCTCCGGTTCTTACGGTTGAGCAGGCGTTGTCTTTGGAGCAGGTCTCCGAGCGGGGGCTTCTCCACGAAGTCGACTTGCCGGGCGGAGAGCGTTCTCTTCGGGTGTTGGGGAGCAGTGTTCATGTTGATGGCGCGTCGGTGGGGCCGGGGAGTCGGCCGCCGGGGTTGAGTGAGCACACCGATGAGATCCTCGCCGAGCTTGGCTACAGCGCGGTGGAGATCAGCAGGCTTCATGAGCAGGGAGCGGTATGA
- a CDS encoding IclR family transcriptional regulator — protein MDVEGELPGVRSVHRALDLLERFDDEHPLWTLAELTAASGLPKTTVLRLVTTLEQRGLVASTGPGRYAIGPGFLRWSRLSSASMEVPPAVRSALNRLAAETGETANLYIRVGRTRVCLAQAQGSLSVRHTIALGSALPLWGGAASRVLLSDPPVLAEDPSVIDAVAAESPQGADFAKQLRLAAVRAGERGYAVTHGERELGASGASAPVLRSDGRVVAAVGVGGPTTRFNDERLPGYIAAVGRCAAAITSSGWSGFSAS, from the coding sequence ATGGATGTCGAAGGGGAGCTGCCCGGGGTGCGTAGCGTGCACCGGGCACTGGACCTGCTGGAGCGCTTCGACGACGAGCATCCGCTCTGGACGTTGGCCGAGCTGACCGCCGCGAGCGGCCTGCCGAAGACGACCGTCCTGCGCTTGGTGACGACTCTCGAACAGCGAGGACTCGTCGCTTCGACGGGGCCCGGCCGCTATGCGATCGGCCCCGGCTTCCTCCGCTGGTCGCGGTTGAGCAGCGCGAGCATGGAGGTCCCGCCGGCTGTGCGCTCGGCGCTCAACAGGCTCGCCGCGGAGACCGGCGAGACGGCCAACCTCTACATCCGGGTCGGGCGGACGCGCGTCTGCCTTGCTCAGGCTCAAGGGTCCTTGAGCGTTCGGCACACGATCGCGCTCGGCTCGGCGTTGCCGTTGTGGGGCGGCGCCGCATCGCGGGTGCTGCTGAGCGATCCGCCTGTACTGGCTGAGGATCCGTCCGTGATCGACGCGGTGGCTGCCGAGTCGCCGCAGGGCGCTGACTTCGCCAAGCAGTTGCGCCTGGCCGCAGTACGGGCGGGGGAGCGGGGCTATGCCGTGACGCACGGCGAGCGCGAGTTGGGCGCATCGGGTGCTTCAGCGCCGGTACTCCGATCCGATGGGCGTGTGGTCGCCGCTGTCGGGGTCGGTGGGCCGACGACGCGTTTCAATGACGAGCGCCTACCGGGCTACATAGCCGCCGTAGGCCGATGCGCTGCCGCCATCACGTCCAGTGGGTGGAGCGGGTTCAGTGCATCCTGA
- a CDS encoding ferredoxin, protein MKVVLDQDKCIGSGQCVLSSPDVFDQRDDDGIAVLLEEQPDADAEEGTREAARICPALAITVAE, encoded by the coding sequence ATGAAGGTTGTTCTCGATCAAGACAAGTGCATCGGTTCGGGGCAATGCGTACTGTCGTCGCCGGACGTGTTCGACCAGCGTGACGACGACGGGATCGCCGTACTGCTGGAGGAGCAGCCCGACGCCGACGCCGAGGAAGGTACCCGCGAGGCTGCGCGGATCTGCCCGGCGCTCGCGATCACGGTGGCGGAGTAG
- a CDS encoding helix-turn-helix domain-containing protein, producing MDRRTEIREFLRTRRARITPEQAGMTPHAGVRRVPGLRREEVAQLAGVSVDYYIRLERGHSKGISETVLDAVARALRLDDTERAHLFDLAQPTAARTSRRRPLSPQKVRPVLYRALDALSVPALIQGRRMDVLAANRLGHALFTDFQALPLRERNFARFVFLDDAASSLYADWHRAAGDCVANLRLYAGRHPDDPQLTELIGELSVRSDTFRRIWADHDVLAHASGTKRLHHPLVGDLTLDYEVLTVADDPEQALVILTPEPASPSAEAIDILASWTHSPAEVPRASDQAPADGLN from the coding sequence ATGGATCGCCGTACCGAGATCCGGGAGTTCCTTCGCACGCGCAGGGCCCGGATCACCCCTGAGCAAGCCGGTATGACCCCGCACGCCGGTGTCCGCAGGGTGCCGGGGCTGCGACGCGAAGAGGTCGCACAGCTCGCCGGGGTCAGCGTCGACTACTACATCCGCCTGGAGCGTGGCCACAGCAAAGGCATCTCCGAAACGGTCCTCGATGCCGTCGCCCGCGCGCTGCGGCTGGACGACACCGAACGTGCGCACCTCTTCGATCTCGCGCAACCCACCGCGGCCCGGACCAGCCGGCGGCGACCACTCAGTCCGCAGAAGGTCCGCCCCGTCCTGTACCGAGCTCTGGATGCGCTCAGCGTCCCCGCTCTGATCCAGGGACGCCGGATGGACGTTCTCGCTGCCAACCGGCTCGGTCATGCCCTCTTCACCGACTTCCAGGCACTGCCCCTCCGCGAGCGCAACTTCGCCCGCTTCGTCTTCCTCGACGACGCGGCGAGCAGCCTGTACGCCGACTGGCACCGGGCGGCCGGCGATTGCGTGGCCAACCTCCGCCTGTACGCCGGACGCCACCCCGACGACCCGCAACTCACCGAACTGATCGGCGAGCTGTCAGTGCGCAGCGACACCTTCCGTCGCATCTGGGCAGATCACGACGTACTCGCTCACGCCAGCGGCACCAAACGCCTGCATCACCCGCTCGTGGGCGACCTCACCCTCGACTACGAGGTACTGACCGTCGCAGACGACCCCGAACAGGCCCTCGTCATCCTGACGCCTGAACCCGCATCGCCCTCCGCCGAGGCCATCGACATCCTCGCCAGTTGGACTCACAGCCCCGCAGAGGTCCCGCGCGCTTCCGATCAAGCGCCCGCGGACGGGCTGAACTGA
- a CDS encoding cytochrome P450 — MTEIVEAVPTYPMARGKCPFDPPPELDRLQDEEPLSRVKLWDGSTPWMVTRYDHSRQILADPRISSDPRNDGFPFSTEAQAVNRGQFNAFIVRDDPEHAAKRRLVTADFMIKRVEAMRPRIQAITDGLIDDILAGPKPVDLVEALALPLPSLVICELLGVPYEDRALFHRLGKTLLRRENTAAQSKAANDELRAYLRDLVNRKNEGPADDLLSRLIIEQMRTDQMSVEDIVDMGLLLLIAGHETTANMIALGTVALLEHPDQLNDLRATDDPKVVANAVEELLRYLTIVHNGRRRVALEDIEVGGQLIRKGEGVIVATEIANRDEEAFPDPDKLDIHRAARHHVAFGYGIHQCLGQPLARVELQVVYSTLYRRIPTLALAVPVDELPFKHDMAIYGVHALPVTW; from the coding sequence ATGACCGAGATCGTGGAGGCAGTACCGACCTATCCGATGGCGCGGGGCAAGTGCCCGTTCGATCCGCCGCCGGAACTGGATCGGCTACAGGATGAGGAACCGCTCTCTCGGGTGAAGCTGTGGGACGGCAGTACGCCGTGGATGGTGACCCGGTACGACCACAGCCGGCAGATCCTGGCCGACCCGCGGATCAGCTCCGATCCGCGCAATGACGGGTTCCCGTTCAGTACCGAGGCGCAAGCGGTCAACCGCGGCCAGTTCAACGCGTTCATCGTCCGCGACGACCCCGAGCACGCTGCCAAGCGCCGGCTGGTGACCGCTGACTTCATGATCAAGCGGGTGGAGGCGATGCGGCCGCGGATCCAGGCGATCACCGACGGGCTGATCGACGACATCCTGGCCGGCCCGAAGCCGGTCGACCTGGTCGAGGCGCTCGCCCTGCCGTTGCCGTCGCTGGTGATCTGTGAGCTGCTCGGCGTCCCGTACGAAGATCGCGCGCTCTTCCACCGGCTCGGCAAGACGCTGCTCCGGCGCGAGAACACCGCCGCGCAATCGAAGGCGGCGAACGACGAACTGCGGGCGTACCTCCGGGACCTGGTGAACCGGAAGAACGAGGGCCCTGCCGACGATCTGCTGAGCCGGCTGATCATCGAGCAAATGCGAACCGATCAGATGAGTGTCGAGGACATCGTCGACATGGGCTTACTGCTGCTGATCGCGGGCCACGAGACCACCGCGAACATGATTGCCCTCGGCACCGTCGCGCTGCTCGAGCACCCCGACCAGCTCAACGACCTGCGCGCCACCGACGACCCGAAGGTGGTCGCCAATGCTGTTGAAGAACTGCTGCGGTACCTGACCATCGTGCACAACGGCCGCCGCCGGGTCGCGCTCGAAGACATCGAGGTCGGCGGGCAGCTGATCCGCAAGGGCGAGGGCGTGATCGTCGCGACCGAGATCGCGAACCGCGACGAGGAAGCCTTCCCCGACCCGGACAAGCTCGACATCCACCGCGCGGCCCGGCATCACGTCGCCTTCGGCTACGGCATTCATCAGTGCCTTGGGCAACCACTTGCCCGGGTGGAGCTGCAGGTCGTCTACAGCACGCTCTACCGGCGGATCCCGACCCTGGCGCTGGCCGTGCCGGTCGACGAGCTGCCGTTCAAGCACGATATGGCCATCTACGGCGTCCACGCGCTTCCGGTCACCTGGTGA
- a CDS encoding tripartite tricarboxylate transporter permease, with the protein MISLAVFGDLLHGFGTVLHPMNLLWAVVGVTLGMLVGILPGIGPALTIALLLPITFNFSDPIGAFIMFAGIYYGAMYGGSTTSILINTPGESASVATAIEGHKMALKGRARAALATAAIGSFIAGTISTVLLTFVAKPIGNLASQFQSTDYFAITLLAMVAVTALVGHSLIRGLLSLTVGLFIGLIGLDSLSGAQRYTFGTLRLLDGVDVVIVIVGLFAIGETLHVASKLRSTPERPAVLEKGRLRTGYLNKDDWKRSWAPWLRGTALGFPFGAIPSGGAEVPTFLSYTIERRRAKKAGRKHPDEFGDGAIEGVAGPEAANNASFSGVLVPLLTLGLPTSATAAVMLAAFQIFNVQPGPQLFEDQGTLVWTLIASLYIGNLILLIMNLPLIQIWVQVLKVPRPLLYSGILVFACLGVYSLSGSGYEVLMALLIGVIGFFMRKLDFPIAPVILGVILGPTMEEQFRRSLVISNGDASVFFTRPLSLIIIVLTVLALFVPYLPRIVARLRGTEASRDRLTFGEDD; encoded by the coding sequence GTGATCTCTCTGGCCGTGTTCGGCGATCTTCTGCATGGGTTCGGGACCGTTCTGCACCCGATGAATCTGCTCTGGGCAGTCGTCGGCGTGACACTCGGCATGTTGGTCGGGATCCTGCCGGGGATCGGGCCGGCGCTGACGATCGCGTTGCTGCTGCCGATCACCTTCAACTTCTCCGACCCGATCGGTGCCTTCATCATGTTCGCCGGGATCTACTACGGCGCCATGTACGGCGGGTCCACCACTTCTATCCTGATCAATACCCCAGGCGAGTCGGCCTCGGTGGCAACCGCGATCGAGGGCCACAAGATGGCGCTCAAGGGCCGCGCGCGGGCAGCGCTGGCGACGGCGGCGATCGGGTCGTTCATCGCGGGCACGATCTCGACCGTGCTGCTGACCTTCGTGGCCAAGCCGATCGGCAACCTGGCCAGCCAGTTCCAGTCGACCGACTACTTCGCGATCACGTTGCTCGCGATGGTCGCGGTGACCGCGCTGGTGGGTCACTCGCTCATCCGGGGACTGCTGTCGCTGACGGTCGGCCTGTTCATCGGGTTGATCGGACTCGACAGTTTGTCCGGTGCTCAGCGCTACACCTTCGGCACCTTGCGGTTGCTCGACGGAGTCGACGTGGTGATCGTCATCGTGGGTCTCTTCGCGATCGGCGAGACGTTGCATGTGGCATCGAAGTTGCGCAGCACACCGGAGCGGCCCGCAGTACTTGAGAAGGGCCGGCTGCGTACCGGGTACCTCAACAAGGACGACTGGAAGCGGTCATGGGCGCCGTGGCTGCGCGGTACCGCCCTGGGCTTCCCGTTCGGCGCGATCCCGTCCGGCGGTGCGGAAGTACCGACGTTCCTGAGCTACACGATCGAGCGGCGGCGAGCCAAGAAGGCCGGGCGCAAGCATCCCGACGAGTTCGGCGACGGCGCGATCGAAGGCGTCGCGGGCCCCGAGGCAGCCAACAACGCGTCGTTCTCCGGCGTACTGGTACCGCTCCTGACGCTCGGCCTGCCGACCTCCGCGACAGCCGCAGTGATGCTGGCCGCGTTCCAGATCTTCAACGTGCAGCCCGGGCCGCAGCTGTTCGAGGACCAGGGCACGCTCGTCTGGACGCTGATCGCGTCGCTCTACATCGGCAACCTGATCCTGCTGATCATGAACCTGCCGCTGATCCAGATCTGGGTCCAGGTGCTCAAGGTCCCCCGGCCTCTCCTGTACTCCGGAATCCTGGTCTTCGCGTGTCTCGGCGTCTACTCGCTGTCGGGCTCCGGCTACGAGGTCCTGATGGCTCTCCTGATCGGGGTGATCGGGTTCTTCATGCGCAAACTCGACTTCCCGATCGCGCCCGTGATCCTGGGTGTCATCCTCGGCCCGACGATGGAGGAACAGTTCCGCCGCTCGCTGGTCATCTCCAACGGCGACGCGAGCGTGTTCTTCACCCGGCCGCTCAGCCTGATCATCATCGTGCTGACCGTGCTGGCGTTGTTCGTCCCGTACCTGCCCCGGATCGTCGCCCGCCTCCGCGGCACCGAGGCGAGCCGGGACCGGCTGACCTTCGGTGAGGACGACTGA
- a CDS encoding tripartite tricarboxylate transporter TctB family protein: MSTTEEPVEAQTVKASEVDVEASRMVRLIAAVVLVVLSGTFLVGVFDIRSPKGLDPAGPRFFPLLVTAAWLLLSIGYLIEGLRSPRDTDKADRSWFEPVAVSVLLVLYAFLVVPLGYIIATALLFYAAARVLGSRQLVRDIIVAVVLSVVVYIAFTQFLDISLPEGVLGL; this comes from the coding sequence ATGAGCACAACAGAAGAGCCCGTCGAAGCTCAGACAGTGAAGGCTTCCGAGGTTGATGTCGAAGCGTCGCGCATGGTCCGGCTCATTGCGGCCGTTGTACTGGTGGTGCTGAGTGGCACGTTCCTGGTGGGCGTGTTCGATATCCGCAGCCCCAAAGGGCTTGACCCAGCCGGTCCGCGCTTCTTCCCGCTACTCGTGACGGCCGCCTGGTTGCTGCTCTCCATCGGCTATCTGATCGAGGGACTGCGCTCTCCCCGCGACACTGACAAGGCCGATCGGAGTTGGTTCGAGCCGGTTGCGGTGTCAGTACTGCTTGTTTTGTATGCGTTTCTGGTGGTGCCGCTCGGCTACATCATTGCGACGGCCTTGCTGTTCTACGCGGCGGCTCGGGTGCTGGGGAGTCGGCAACTGGTGCGGGACATCATCGTGGCGGTGGTGCTCTCGGTAGTGGTGTACATCGCCTTCACGCAGTTTCTGGATATCTCGCTGCCGGAGGGGGTGCTGGGGCTGTGA
- a CDS encoding TetR/AcrR family transcriptional regulator: protein MPDDETITEQRVRNRWGEGDRLRIEILEGAGRLLSELGGEDGLTIRGVARAVGIAPASIYQHFADRAALIDGLVDYEFGLLIKAMAAADESLDPGDVLGRVRAQVHAHRDFADAKPGHYRLLFGKATRRAVSGERPVSGPLHEVFTRFIAAFDRCAEAGHALRIPSSRAASLVFVSVYGRAALLDGVQISRPDEDFLDDLVSLIFV, encoded by the coding sequence ATGCCGGACGACGAGACCATCACCGAACAGCGGGTCCGCAACCGCTGGGGCGAGGGCGACCGGCTGCGGATCGAGATCCTGGAAGGCGCCGGCCGGCTGCTGTCGGAGCTGGGTGGTGAGGACGGCCTGACCATCCGCGGGGTCGCGCGCGCGGTCGGGATCGCGCCGGCCAGCATCTATCAGCACTTCGCCGACCGGGCCGCGTTGATCGACGGTCTGGTGGATTATGAGTTCGGCCTGCTGATCAAGGCGATGGCCGCGGCCGACGAGAGTCTCGATCCTGGCGACGTGCTGGGTCGCGTTCGTGCCCAGGTACATGCCCATCGCGATTTCGCCGACGCCAAGCCAGGGCACTACCGGCTGCTGTTCGGCAAAGCCACTCGCCGGGCGGTCAGTGGCGAGCGTCCGGTCAGCGGGCCGCTGCATGAGGTCTTCACCAGGTTCATCGCAGCTTTCGACCGCTGCGCCGAGGCTGGACATGCACTGCGAATTCCGAGCAGCCGGGCCGCGTCGCTGGTGTTCGTCAGCGTCTATGGCCGGGCCGCGCTGCTGGACGGCGTCCAGATCAGCCGGCCGGACGAGGACTTCCTCGACGACCTGGTCTCGCTCATCTTCGTCTGA
- a CDS encoding NAD(P)/FAD-dependent oxidoreductase, translating to MLSQIVVVGASAAGLTAAEALRREGYMGELTIVGEEVHSPYDRPPLSKQILRGAWDEDRIVLRSADVLADLNAHWILGTAASSLDPLARKVTLTDGQVLGYDGLVIATGATPRRLPFGHDLAGVHLLRTLDDTLALRDGLRSARSVAIVGAGFLGAEVAAVARELGLAVTMIDPLPAPMIRQFGGEMGKLLTQLHEAHGVDVRCGTTVSALTPATVTATAPRGSARRVTSVELSDGSHVPADLVLVAVGATPATDWLAGSGLVLGDGVECDQYCVAAPGVVAAGDVASWDHPGVGRRRLEHRMNATEQATTAVKNLLGQAIPFEPVSYFWTDQYDVKIQVYGRSGDDLDFRIVAGDPAEGRFAALYGDGDRVTGALAWNLPRQARLLRQHVADKTPWAEIQFSPSAGA from the coding sequence GTGCTTTCCCAGATAGTCGTCGTCGGTGCTTCGGCCGCGGGGCTCACCGCGGCCGAGGCGCTGCGGCGCGAGGGCTACATGGGTGAGCTGACCATCGTCGGCGAGGAGGTGCATTCGCCGTACGACCGGCCGCCGCTGTCCAAGCAGATCCTCCGCGGCGCCTGGGACGAAGACCGGATCGTACTGCGCTCCGCCGACGTACTCGCCGACCTCAACGCCCACTGGATCCTCGGTACTGCGGCCAGCTCGCTGGATCCGTTGGCACGCAAGGTCACGCTCACCGACGGCCAGGTGCTCGGCTACGACGGCCTGGTCATCGCGACCGGCGCGACTCCGCGGCGGCTGCCGTTCGGCCACGACCTGGCAGGCGTCCATCTGCTCCGCACCCTCGACGACACGCTGGCACTCCGCGACGGCCTGCGGTCGGCCCGCTCGGTGGCGATCGTCGGAGCCGGCTTCCTCGGCGCCGAGGTCGCGGCCGTTGCCCGGGAGTTGGGGCTGGCGGTGACCATGATCGATCCACTGCCGGCGCCGATGATCCGGCAGTTCGGCGGCGAGATGGGGAAGCTGCTGACGCAGCTGCACGAAGCGCACGGCGTGGACGTCCGCTGCGGCACGACCGTCAGCGCGCTGACCCCGGCGACCGTGACCGCGACCGCGCCACGCGGGAGTGCGCGACGCGTCACCAGTGTCGAGCTGTCCGACGGTTCGCACGTCCCCGCCGACCTTGTCCTCGTCGCAGTCGGCGCCACGCCCGCGACCGATTGGCTTGCGGGGAGTGGTCTCGTCCTAGGTGACGGTGTCGAGTGCGACCAGTACTGCGTTGCCGCACCCGGCGTGGTTGCGGCTGGTGATGTCGCGTCCTGGGATCACCCGGGTGTCGGCCGCCGTCGGCTGGAGCATCGAATGAACGCGACCGAGCAGGCCACAACGGCTGTGAAGAACCTGCTGGGCCAGGCGATCCCGTTCGAGCCGGTCTCCTACTTCTGGACCGACCAGTACGACGTGAAGATCCAGGTCTACGGCCGCTCCGGCGACGACCTCGACTTCCGCATCGTCGCCGGCGATCCGGCAGAGGGCAGGTTCGCAGCCCTGTACGGCGATGGCGACCGAGTGACCGGAGCCCTCGCCTGGAACCTCCCACGCCAGGCCCGGCTGCTTCGCCAGCACGTCGCCGACAAGACCCCTTGGGCGGAGATTCAGTTCAGCCCGTCCGCGGGCGCTTGA
- a CDS encoding Bug family tripartite tricarboxylate transporter substrate binding protein yields the protein MPRSVIVAAGLTVSLLLSGCSALEGGSVAGDFPSRNVEIMVPAAPGGGWDLTARQLQHVIQEDDFLPGRSVSVVNVTGAGGAVGISKLVTKNRKDPHTLMITGLVMVGALTLNQSKITISDTTPIATITAEQEVLVVKADSPLKSLKDLVEKYKADPTSVSWGGGTIGGTDHITAGTLVKTAGLDPSKVKYISYSGGGEATAAILSGDVTVGISGLSEFEEQIKSGKMRVLATSGTEPMSVDGKQLPTMKSEGYDAEVLNWRAIVAPPDIPEADRQRLIAFVTKANDSPEWAEIRKKQGWTDFFKTGDDAKKFIADETTRVEALLKELGII from the coding sequence ATGCCACGATCCGTGATCGTCGCCGCGGGGTTGACCGTCAGCCTGCTGCTCAGCGGCTGCTCGGCCCTGGAGGGCGGCAGCGTCGCCGGCGACTTCCCGTCCCGCAACGTCGAGATCATGGTCCCGGCCGCCCCCGGCGGTGGCTGGGATCTCACCGCGCGTCAGCTGCAGCACGTGATCCAGGAGGACGACTTCCTGCCCGGCCGGTCGGTCTCGGTCGTCAACGTCACCGGCGCCGGCGGTGCCGTCGGCATCTCCAAGCTGGTCACCAAGAACCGCAAGGATCCGCACACGCTGATGATCACCGGCCTGGTGATGGTCGGCGCGCTGACCCTGAACCAGTCCAAGATCACCATCTCCGACACGACCCCGATCGCCACCATCACCGCCGAGCAGGAAGTGCTCGTGGTGAAGGCCGATTCACCGCTGAAGTCCCTCAAGGATCTGGTGGAGAAGTACAAGGCCGACCCGACCTCGGTCAGCTGGGGCGGCGGCACGATCGGCGGCACCGACCACATCACCGCGGGCACCCTGGTGAAGACCGCGGGCCTGGACCCGTCGAAGGTCAAGTACATCTCGTACTCCGGTGGTGGCGAGGCGACCGCCGCGATCCTGTCCGGCGACGTCACCGTCGGCATCTCCGGCCTGAGCGAGTTCGAGGAACAGATCAAGTCCGGCAAGATGCGCGTCCTCGCCACCTCGGGCACCGAGCCGATGTCGGTCGACGGCAAACAGCTCCCCACGATGAAGTCGGAGGGCTACGACGCCGAGGTCCTGAACTGGCGCGCGATCGTCGCCCCACCCGACATCCCGGAGGCCGACCGCCAACGCCTGATCGCCTTCGTCACCAAAGCCAACGACTCCCCCGAATGGGCCGAGATCCGCAAGAAACAAGGCTGGACCGACTTCTTCAAAACCGGCGACGACGCCAAGAAGTTCATCGCCGACGAAACCACCCGAGTCGAGGCACTGCTGAAGGAGCTGGGCATCATATGA